In one Aeromicrobium wangtongii genomic region, the following are encoded:
- a CDS encoding MFS transporter, whose translation MTDVRRTRIAVASGFFLQGLVFAAIVTQAPRIKDRFDIGDGGLTGILVLVAAVSGVGSVLAGMIAERRSSAVAFRIALLTIGLGALVVGLAPTAPALVAAFVVYGLGVGAVDAGMNMQGVRVQEAYGRSIMASFHGMWSVGGILGALYAAGVAEVGVPFAVSLVLVAAVTGTVAIVSGRHFIDARERDPGLSAAGLQLPWRPVLVFGLVVLVFYAADTGILTWSSVYLEDALDASTTVAPLAYGAYQGGALVSRFGGDLLVRRIGAAAVVAIGTSTGIVGLGVVVTSPAPAVAIIGFFVVGLGLAILAPLSFASLAAAVPPASRDVAIARMNIANYLGAIAGGGLIGAAASADHLRWAFVIPLVTVPVVLLVARSFRAGDAASV comes from the coding sequence GTGACGGATGTTCGGCGGACGCGGATCGCGGTGGCATCGGGATTCTTCCTGCAAGGACTCGTGTTCGCCGCAATCGTCACCCAGGCGCCGCGCATCAAGGACCGCTTCGACATCGGCGATGGCGGCCTGACCGGCATCCTGGTCCTGGTGGCCGCGGTGTCGGGTGTCGGCAGCGTCCTCGCCGGGATGATCGCCGAGCGCCGGTCCAGCGCCGTCGCATTCCGCATCGCTCTGCTGACGATCGGTCTGGGCGCGCTGGTCGTGGGGCTCGCGCCCACGGCCCCGGCACTGGTGGCCGCGTTCGTGGTCTACGGCCTCGGGGTCGGTGCGGTTGATGCGGGCATGAACATGCAGGGCGTCCGGGTGCAGGAGGCCTACGGCCGCAGCATCATGGCCAGCTTCCACGGGATGTGGTCGGTCGGCGGGATCCTGGGCGCGCTGTACGCCGCAGGGGTCGCCGAGGTGGGTGTGCCGTTCGCCGTGTCGCTCGTGCTGGTCGCCGCCGTGACGGGCACGGTGGCGATCGTCTCCGGGCGGCACTTCATCGACGCCCGCGAGCGCGATCCAGGGCTCTCTGCGGCGGGACTGCAGCTGCCGTGGCGTCCCGTCCTGGTGTTCGGCCTGGTGGTGCTGGTCTTCTACGCGGCCGACACGGGCATCCTGACGTGGAGCAGCGTCTATCTCGAGGACGCCCTGGACGCGTCGACGACGGTGGCGCCGCTGGCCTACGGGGCCTACCAGGGGGGCGCGCTGGTCTCCCGGTTCGGTGGCGACCTGCTGGTGCGTCGCATCGGGGCGGCGGCCGTCGTCGCGATCGGCACGTCCACCGGCATCGTCGGCCTGGGAGTTGTCGTGACCTCGCCGGCGCCTGCCGTCGCGATCATCGGCTTCTTCGTCGTCGGGCTGGGACTCGCGATCCTCGCGCCGCTGTCGTTCGCCTCGCTGGCGGCGGCCGTCCCACCTGCGTCGCGCGACGTCGCGATCGCGCGCATGAACATCGCCAACTACCTCGGCGCAATCGCCGGCGGCGGCCTCATCGGCGCCGCGGCATCGGCGGACCACTTGCGCTGGGCCTTCGTCATCCCGCTGGTGACGGTGCCGGTCGTGCTCCTGGTGGCCCGTTCGTTCCGGGCCGGGGACGCCGCATCGGTCTGA
- a CDS encoding sortase domain-containing protein, whose protein sequence is MTATLAPVEPPRRPRAGPVRRIVLGLGLVMILTGLGFLGYCGWQYYGTNVVSKQKHAEIKQSIAGSWDEGVDGKGVGLLRVERFGRDYEVPIVKGFSDKALAEGIGWDTKSARPGEIGNFAIAAHRVTHGEPFAKFPDLRKGDEVVVETRTKVFTYRLRQGGTDITVDFSVGWPLQRVPAPDAAGERPTKAVITLLTCSELFHTRNRSVVIGDLVSQEDKRTGKVTKVR, encoded by the coding sequence ATGACCGCAACGTTGGCCCCCGTCGAGCCGCCCCGGCGCCCACGTGCCGGACCGGTGCGCCGGATCGTGCTGGGCCTGGGCCTGGTCATGATCCTGACCGGGTTGGGGTTCCTGGGCTACTGCGGCTGGCAGTACTACGGCACCAATGTGGTCTCCAAGCAGAAGCACGCCGAGATCAAGCAGAGCATCGCCGGCAGCTGGGACGAGGGCGTCGACGGCAAGGGGGTCGGCCTGTTGCGGGTCGAGCGCTTCGGCCGGGACTACGAGGTCCCGATCGTCAAGGGATTCAGCGACAAGGCGCTCGCCGAGGGCATCGGCTGGGACACCAAGAGCGCGCGGCCCGGCGAGATCGGAAACTTCGCGATCGCGGCGCACCGCGTGACACATGGAGAGCCGTTCGCGAAGTTCCCCGACCTGCGCAAGGGCGACGAGGTCGTGGTCGAGACGCGCACCAAGGTCTTCACCTACCGCCTGCGCCAGGGCGGCACCGACATCACGGTCGACTTCTCGGTCGGCTGGCCGCTGCAACGGGTCCCCGCTCCCGACGCGGCCGGCGAACGTCCGACCAAGGCGGTCATCACGCTGCTGACCTGCTCGGAGCTGTTCCACACCCGCAACCGCAGCGTCGTGATCGGCGACCTCGTCTCCCAGGAGGACAAGCGGACGGGCAAGGTGACGAAGGTCCGCTGA
- the pyrE gene encoding orotate phosphoribosyltransferase, translating into MQDYQRDFIELALDHDVLRFGEFTLKSGRTSPYFFNAGLFNTGARLAGLGRFYADAIVASGIEFDVLMGPAYKGIPIASAAAVQLAQVHGRDVPWCFNRKEAKDHGEGGTIVGSALEGRVLVVDDVITAGTAIREVKQILDAAGATCAGVVVALDRQERGQGELSAIQEVERDFGVPVISIIGFDQIIEYIEQTGRHGEHLDAVRGYREEFGVGA; encoded by the coding sequence ATGCAGGACTACCAGCGGGACTTCATCGAGCTCGCCCTCGACCACGACGTGCTGCGCTTCGGCGAGTTCACCCTCAAGTCCGGGCGCACCTCGCCGTACTTCTTCAACGCCGGCCTGTTCAACACCGGCGCACGACTGGCCGGTCTCGGCCGGTTCTACGCCGATGCGATCGTCGCCAGCGGCATCGAGTTCGACGTCCTGATGGGCCCGGCGTACAAGGGCATCCCGATCGCCTCGGCGGCGGCGGTGCAGCTGGCGCAGGTCCACGGCCGGGACGTCCCGTGGTGCTTCAACCGCAAGGAGGCCAAGGACCACGGCGAGGGCGGGACGATCGTGGGATCCGCGCTGGAGGGCCGGGTGCTGGTCGTCGACGACGTCATCACCGCCGGCACCGCGATCCGTGAGGTCAAGCAGATCCTGGACGCGGCGGGCGCGACCTGCGCCGGCGTCGTGGTCGCCCTCGACCGGCAGGAGCGGGGCCAGGGCGAGCTCTCGGCGATCCAGGAGGTCGAGCGCGACTTCGGCGTGCCGGTGATCTCCATCATCGGCTTCGACCAGATCATCGAGTACATCGAGCAGACCGGCCGCCATGGCGAGCACCTCGACGCCGTGCGGGGGTACCGCGAGGAGTTCGGCGTCGGCGCATGA
- a CDS encoding TrmH family RNA methyltransferase: MSTAQDDTAVVTVGVGPWEGEWPTDDRYDPELLRDGDRRNVVDQYRYWRLEAIVADLDARRHPFHVAIENWQHDFNIGSIVRTANAFAAAEVHIIGKRRWNRRGAMVTDRYQHVRHHESVEAFAAWAAGEGLPVLGIDNVDGSVPIETASLPAACVLVFGQEGPGLSEQARAVCDRTLSIAQFGSTRSINAGAAAAITMHAWIRQHADI; the protein is encoded by the coding sequence ATGAGCACCGCACAGGACGACACCGCGGTCGTGACGGTGGGCGTGGGGCCGTGGGAGGGCGAGTGGCCGACCGACGACCGGTACGACCCCGAGCTGCTGCGCGACGGCGACCGCCGCAACGTCGTCGACCAGTACCGCTACTGGCGGCTCGAGGCGATCGTCGCCGACCTCGACGCGCGCCGGCACCCGTTCCACGTCGCGATCGAGAACTGGCAGCACGACTTCAACATCGGCTCGATCGTCCGGACGGCCAATGCCTTCGCCGCCGCGGAGGTGCACATCATCGGCAAGCGTCGGTGGAACCGGCGCGGCGCGATGGTCACCGACCGCTACCAGCACGTCCGCCACCACGAGAGCGTCGAGGCGTTCGCGGCCTGGGCGGCGGGCGAGGGCCTGCCGGTGCTGGGCATCGACAACGTCGACGGCTCCGTGCCGATCGAGACGGCCTCCCTGCCGGCGGCGTGCGTGCTGGTGTTCGGCCAGGAGGGTCCGGGGCTCTCGGAGCAGGCGCGCGCGGTGTGCGACCGGACGCTGTCCATCGCGCAGTTCGGCTCGACCCGCTCGATCAACGCCGGAGCGGCCGCCGCGATCACGATGCACGCCTGGATCCGTCAGCACGCCGACATCTGA
- a CDS encoding FAD-dependent oxidoreductase yields MSRRVVVIGGDAAGMTVAAGVRRRLPADDEVIVLERGRWTSYSACGIPYWIAGDVASPDALVARTPEQHRAHGIDVRLGVEAVGIDPGARTVSVAGGDDIAYDRLVIATGAEPVRPDLPGIDGEGIHGVQSLDDGQVILDELERGPARVVVVGSGYIGLEMAEACVARGFDTTVIERAPTVMPIIETPLGEQVAKAMLERGIRLRAGAGVTGFVLDAGGRVAAVRIGEEEVPADLVILGLGVTARSALAKDAGLPLGAKGGIVVDDRQRVTGFPGIWAAGDCVVSRDRLTGDLIHLPLGTHANKQGMVAADSIAADLLGEPPRLTFPGVVQTAITKFCSLEISRTGLGEQQARDAGFDPVVVSIETTTVAGYMPEAGTMTVVMVADRGSRRLLGAQIVGAEDAALRIDVAATALATGLTVDDVVMLDLAYAPPFASVWSPVQVAARAAVKALAG; encoded by the coding sequence ATGAGCAGACGAGTGGTCGTCATCGGTGGCGACGCAGCAGGGATGACGGTCGCGGCAGGGGTACGGCGCCGACTCCCCGCCGATGACGAGGTCATCGTGCTCGAGCGCGGCCGCTGGACGTCGTACTCCGCCTGCGGCATCCCGTACTGGATCGCCGGTGACGTCGCATCACCCGACGCGCTGGTGGCGCGCACCCCCGAGCAGCATCGCGCCCACGGCATCGACGTGCGCCTGGGTGTCGAGGCGGTCGGCATCGACCCGGGTGCGCGCACCGTCAGCGTCGCCGGCGGGGACGACATCGCCTACGACCGCCTGGTCATCGCCACCGGTGCCGAGCCCGTCCGGCCCGACCTGCCCGGCATCGACGGCGAGGGCATCCACGGCGTCCAGTCGCTCGACGACGGGCAGGTGATCCTCGACGAGCTGGAGCGCGGCCCCGCGCGCGTCGTGGTCGTCGGCAGCGGGTACATCGGCCTGGAGATGGCCGAGGCGTGCGTCGCCCGCGGCTTCGACACGACCGTGATCGAGCGGGCGCCCACCGTGATGCCGATCATCGAGACGCCGCTGGGCGAGCAGGTTGCCAAGGCGATGCTGGAGCGTGGCATCCGCCTGCGCGCCGGGGCCGGCGTGACGGGCTTCGTGCTGGACGCCGGCGGGCGCGTCGCCGCCGTGCGGATCGGCGAGGAGGAGGTGCCGGCCGACCTGGTCATCCTCGGCCTGGGCGTCACCGCACGCTCGGCGCTGGCCAAGGACGCCGGGCTGCCGCTGGGCGCCAAGGGTGGCATCGTCGTGGACGACCGGCAGCGGGTCACCGGGTTCCCGGGCATCTGGGCGGCCGGCGACTGCGTCGTCAGCCGCGACCGGCTCACGGGCGACCTGATCCACCTGCCGCTGGGCACCCACGCCAACAAGCAGGGCATGGTGGCCGCCGACAGCATTGCGGCGGACCTGCTCGGCGAGCCGCCCCGGCTCACGTTCCCGGGCGTTGTGCAGACCGCGATCACCAAGTTCTGCTCGTTGGAGATCTCGCGGACCGGGCTCGGCGAGCAACAGGCCCGCGATGCCGGCTTCGACCCCGTGGTCGTCTCGATCGAGACGACCACGGTTGCCGGCTACATGCCGGAGGCCGGCACCATGACGGTCGTGATGGTCGCCGACCGCGGGTCGCGGCGGCTGCTCGGCGCGCAGATCGTCGGCGCCGAGGACGCGGCGCTGCGCATCGACGTGGCGGCGACCGCCCTGGCCACCGGTCTGACGGTCGACGACGTCGTGATGCTCGACCTCGCGTACGCCCCACCGTTCGCATCGGTCTGGAGCCCTGTCCAGGTCGCCGCCCGGGCCGCGGTCAAGGCGCTGGCGGGGTAG
- the fbaA gene encoding class II fructose-bisphosphate aldolase produces the protein MPVATPEVYAEMLDKAKSQSFAYPAINVSSSQTLNAALAGFAEAESDGIIQISTGGAEYLSGPTVKDMVSGSLAFAAFAQEVAKRYPVNVALHTDHCPKDKLDGFVRPLIAASAERVAAGGLPYFQSHMWDGSAVPLEENLQIAEELLASAAAANIILEVEIGIVGGEEDGVEGGMGEHLYTTPEDALATAAALGLGEKGRYLTALTFGNVHGVYKPGNVTLRPEILKAAQEAVSAKYGKDSPFDLVFHGGSGSLPEEISAAVDYGVVKMNVDTDTQYAFTRPVAGHMLANYDGVLKIDGEVGNKKQYDPRAWGKAAEAGMATRVAEACAALRSAGTKL, from the coding sequence ATGCCCGTCGCCACACCTGAGGTCTACGCCGAGATGCTCGACAAGGCCAAGAGCCAGTCCTTCGCGTACCCGGCCATCAACGTGTCGTCCTCGCAGACGCTCAACGCCGCCCTTGCCGGATTCGCCGAGGCCGAGAGCGACGGCATCATCCAGATCTCCACCGGCGGCGCCGAGTACCTGTCCGGCCCCACCGTCAAGGACATGGTCTCCGGATCGCTGGCCTTCGCCGCCTTCGCGCAGGAGGTCGCCAAGAGGTACCCGGTGAACGTCGCGCTGCACACCGACCACTGCCCCAAGGACAAGCTGGACGGCTTCGTGCGTCCGCTCATCGCGGCGTCCGCAGAGCGCGTCGCGGCCGGCGGTCTGCCGTACTTCCAGTCGCACATGTGGGACGGCTCGGCCGTGCCGCTGGAGGAGAACCTGCAGATCGCCGAGGAGCTGCTGGCCAGCGCCGCGGCCGCCAACATCATCCTCGAGGTCGAGATCGGCATCGTCGGCGGCGAGGAGGACGGCGTCGAGGGCGGCATGGGTGAGCACCTGTACACGACGCCCGAGGATGCGCTGGCCACGGCTGCGGCCCTCGGCCTCGGCGAGAAGGGGCGCTACCTGACGGCGCTGACCTTCGGCAACGTGCACGGCGTGTACAAGCCGGGCAACGTGACGCTGCGTCCCGAGATCCTCAAGGCCGCCCAGGAGGCCGTCTCGGCCAAGTACGGCAAGGACTCGCCGTTCGACCTGGTGTTCCACGGCGGTTCGGGCTCGCTGCCCGAGGAGATCTCGGCGGCCGTCGACTACGGCGTCGTCAAGATGAATGTCGACACCGACACGCAGTACGCGTTCACGCGCCCCGTCGCCGGTCACATGCTGGCCAACTACGACGGCGTCCTGAAGATCGACGGCGAGGTCGGCAACAAGAAGCAGTACGACCCCCGCGCCTGGGGCAAGGCCGCCGAGGCCGGCATGGCGACCCGTGTCGCCGAGGCGTGCGCCGCGCTCCGCAGCGCCGGCACCAAGCTCTGA